Proteins from a single region of Aquipuribacter sp. SD81:
- a CDS encoding DUF222 domain-containing protein, translating into MAALVVEVPRWDPLPVRLAAAGAALDGMVEQVEAESRAASGAGGLPGLPGLAARLREVDRLITRWQAVRLALVRAADTSDVALGSGASGTSAWLAGRSKTSGAAAAADVALAGDLATSLPVTREAMSEGDVPRESAAVIARAMRDLPAGLSADRRAAVEQRLVARAREVSPAELRRLAARAVEAARLSARDVAEHEDTVQRSEEERARARTRLSWRDNTDGTTDLWATLPSAS; encoded by the coding sequence ATGGCGGCGTTGGTGGTGGAGGTCCCCCGTTGGGACCCGCTGCCGGTGCGCCTGGCCGCCGCCGGTGCCGCGTTGGACGGGATGGTGGAGCAGGTCGAGGCGGAGAGCCGTGCCGCTTCGGGTGCCGGTGGTCTTCCTGGTCTTCCTGGGCTGGCGGCTCGGTTGCGTGAGGTGGACCGGTTGATCACGCGCTGGCAGGCGGTGCGCCTGGCGTTGGTGCGGGCTGCGGACACCTCCGACGTCGCGTTGGGTTCGGGTGCGTCGGGGACGTCGGCGTGGTTGGCGGGCCGCTCGAAGACCAGCGGCGCCGCCGCGGCCGCCGACGTGGCGCTGGCGGGGGACCTCGCGACGTCCCTGCCGGTGACCCGGGAGGCGATGAGCGAGGGGGACGTGCCGCGGGAGTCCGCGGCGGTGATCGCGCGGGCGATGCGGGACCTGCCCGCGGGGTTGTCCGCGGACCGCCGTGCGGCGGTGGAACAACGGCTGGTCGCCCGGGCGCGGGAGGTGTCCCCGGCCGAGCTGCGGCGCCTGGCGGCGCGGGCGGTCGAGGCGGCGCGGCTGTCGGCGCGAGACGTCGCCGAGCACGAGGACACCGTCCAGCGCTCGGAGGAGGAACGCGCCCGGGCTCGGACACGGTTGTCGTGGCGGGACAACACCGACGGCACCACCGACCTGTGGGCCACCCTGCCCAGCGCCTCCG